Part of the Plasmodium malariae genome assembly, chromosome: 9 genome is shown below.
ttgtttttcaactttttttttttcttttatagtTTGAGTATTTTTGTtacaatttaaatgaaagttgaagaaaaaaaagtaagacatataattatcattttttctgtaaaataattcttcttgtgtttttttttcaagctttctttcattttcattGTCTTTTTGGTCGTGTATCTTGCTGAAATAGTTCACATTAGCATTTGcatcattattttcataaatatttgtatttaaattgttttcttttagatctttattattatctccTGTATTTTTTTGGAAACATTCGAATTCAttgttattttcataattatcatGAAGGaatattactttttcttctttcgtATTAATTTTaggaaaagagaaaaattcAGATGGTCCATTATCCTCTTCACTTgaatttataagtatatcACTTAAGCTCTCAGAGGAGCTCGAATAGAAGTTGGTTCTACATTTATTTTCTGTGTCATAAAtatcattttctttatttatgttaaataCATAGTTAAATAACAACTTAATAATGCTCTCtagataattataaaactCATCATTTTCAAAGTCCACcttagaaatatttttacttttttcatatttaattaacTCAAACAGTAATTctacacatattttttttttattatatcttaaCATATAGGTGTTATACTTATCCATTTTCGTTTTTATTGTTGTTTTTATTctagcttttttttatttttttcttaattggaactattttaaaaagaataggAAGTATCATTCATGTTTTTAATGTTGAGAACAACTTAacaaatataagaataaaaataaaataaaatttgtgcACGACTTCGTATGCATATCAGAAATGAACACGCTTGTAATGGTAccttgtacattttttttttatttagttaacatcattattatttttttattttttctaagtAAATGTAGAGTaagaaaaggaataaaaataaacctttatggaaaaatgtttaaataaatgaacaaataatgcatgtataaattatatacaaaggtataataataaaaatatatagaaaaatggAGTGTATTAATAATTGCTAGTAGGAAGGAAGGTTAATATTAGagtattaatttaaatttaaataattaaagcgAAAACaatgattatattaaaaaggaggaataaatatatatatataaaataatgtttgcataaaaaaattctaacgaattttaaaaaatcaatttatatatacgtaatttttaaagtatGTTCTGGTGTAAGccagaataattttttttttttttaactgtgTGTAATATAGAACAAaacaataaagaaaaaaacatcaattcaaaataatttttagatttaaaaaaaaaaaaatttctttttaagtCGTATGCTTTAAAGATGATTAGTAAGCACAAAAAATGTTCCTTTTGAAATGAATTTGGAAACCTTGGCCCTTTCATTAATctgtgttatatataaatttataaattaaaaaaaaaagataggATAATCTGTATAAGTATagtatgatataaaaaaagtagttaacttttttttttttttattgtttacaTTGAggtaatatttaattatgtcGCTATTGTTTGTACATAGTGTGGCATCATTCTGTATAGCTTGATCGATGAAGATATCAATAtctaatgaaaaaaaggaaaaaattaataattatagatataaaatatagttttttGCAATTAAAAAAGACGAATATcatgtaaaagaaaaaaccaAAAAcaaaagtttattttttttttttatttattatatatttttacctttttcatCCATGCTTAACATTAATGGGTCTACTTTTTTATAACCTATTTTTAGCAACatgtctttttttaattcctaAATAAAGGAGAAAAATCGACCAAAATCCTAAGGATATAGATACGTTAAGatgattaaatattataaaataatggaaaTGCGATGTATTAATTATgtatctgtatatatattcatacacatatataatgtatgtgTTACAttgaaaatgtataaatggAATTCTGTCGACTCAACGATGTTGTTTTTACAGAATTGTATATCGTGGTACCACCAGTATGGAATATATATCTGAGTTAACAAAAGgattaaaaatgtacatatttttatatgcctttaaatatgtatatatatgccatTATGATTACAGATTAGCACTTCGATTACATTGATAgggcataaaaataaataagttttgttttttagttgaataaatttacatataaatatatatatttatatgtatgcatatatacatatgggAAATGACagatattttcttattttttatttttatgaaagtACAATTggcttcattttttttttcaataaagATGTAACGGCATATACTAATCTGCAAATTGATAGCtttgttttatattgaattaaataagaatattcaTCATTTATCAAAACAtcgaaattaaaatttttatcatcaaTATATCCGTCCATTCCTGAACATACACTTAATGCATCTAGCAcgatattatattttaataaataagaattattCAAATAGGGCCTCCAAGTAACCATACTATGATATTTGGTTTTTTCTATTGTACCATTCTCTTGAAAAGTACTATCTACTTCCACTTTATTAGACTTACCATTATTaggattatttttttttaaaataggtTTTGTACTACTTATCAGATCAGTGCTATTACATGTGTGATTATCAcaaattgtatttatatttttgtttttatataaataaataatttcgaGGGAATGCCTTATAAGGATAATATCATATCTATTTAGTATACCACATTCATTATAGTCTAATTTTTTAGGAGTACTATTAGTTAGCTGTTCTGTAATACGTTGTTCCTCACTGAAAAATACATCACATTGTTTTTCATCTGTTGAATAAATCAAAAACATCATAGATAAACGTTGTGGTTcaaaaatatcattaatataaatcatacttttaatatttttcttttttaaataattaataatattcatctccttttcatctattttattatttgccgtaatttcctttttatgaataattatttgttcgatacttttaaatgaattattattaaaaccTAGTTTGAATTTGTTTTTGTTGTTGCTGCTATTTATTAGCTTGGATATAGGAGATGACTGAGTTAACAATATAGTacgtttattatttttactgcCTTTAATATTAGTACTAGAATTATTGAGCAGATAATAGGAATAATTCAATATTAAGTTCAGAAAACTATCCAGttttaatatcatattttcaaaataataaaaccaTGTATAATAGTATATACTACTGTTAACATGTTTATTCAGAATTAATtcttcaaatatataatatacatttctcTTATCGTTTTCATCTTCATAAGTACCTACACTTCGGATACTACAGTTTtctaaataattcttttggTTTATGTTTTTCTCGTTATTCTGGTTTTTCccaatattatttacatttgatctattttcttttttggcTTTGTTGGTACTTTCatcatcattttcattaCAAATGTTGATTGTTTTATCACATTTAGTTtgtctatttttattattttttttctttttgttatctttcattattgtaaaatatttttgtttctgcttattctttactttttttattttaatgctAATTCGCCATATATTCctagttatatattatacataggTGTGTGGAGATTTTAATATgattctattaaaaaaagttccTCTTCAGTGCTTTGAAGAGGtgcatataaaaagtatactCAAAGGTATTAAGCTTTTTGAATTGctattattgtaattataaaaaaatataggaataaaatataatacggATCACAAGAAACTTCATGAAATTTGATAAAATTCAAAGGTGAAGAGAGTATAATGCAgtgacataaaaaaaaaaaaaatatatatatatatcaattatggtaaatatataaacataaacaaatttttaaaagttgaGTTTACATAACcttcatttaataatttgtaaTTACATCTGAAAATGGTGTAAATaggtatatattttgaaggGACATCTTATTTAAGTGAAATCTTTTTAGGGCGCACTTTTcttaaccttttttttaatgattatttaattattgaaATCACATTTTTGCAtacttaattattatatccACTATTCACGTAAACATtatagtattatattttgttttaatttaagTATGTAAAAATGAGAGCAGGCGTTTgcattaatataaaagaacaaattttacttttttaagcgtatacataataaatatgtgtatttatatttttacttttcataTGTTTATTTGTGTGCATAAATAggccttttttaaaaaaaatatatataaggacTTTTGATATTCAGATTCATAAAATACCttaataatagtataatttaaaatatttaagtttGTTCATGTTGATCTTCAagctttaattttttttatgaagtCGGAAATTTTTGAGAAATTGAAAACGCAGGCAAAGTGAATAACAGTAGTACTACGAAAAAAGAAAgcaagaatttttttttattataaaatgtatatatgtaaaagtacgaaaatttaagaaataaaataaaaataacacaaTCTAAGAATAGCTTTGAACATTTCTTcgattttatatatcataaaagCATATTACAAATTTTGTTTGGTCAAACATATTTtcacaaaagaaaaaatataagttctcaatttatattttatggatagatttttaatttattgaatATCGAGCATGCTGTGtgacaataattttttacgcAAAAtgcaattaaaaaagaacttaaaagtataaagaaaagcaaaaaaaaaagagaagcaaaaaagaagtaaaaaagaaattaaaaaagagaaaattgcagaaacaaaaaataaaataataaaatataagataaaGTAAGATCAAGATAAAAGAGGCATAAGTGCATCTAagaaaacattaaaataaagaaaaatgttgAACAAGGCAAGAAGAATTTTCTTTAGTACAGCAAAAAATAGCAACTTATATTTAACTATATCTTCGTCCAGCGAATCAATATTTAGAAATCAAGTAATTAAAAGGGCTTCATTTCCAGGTTTGTTGATAAAAagtagaaattttaaaatagaaGCATTAATAGCTAATTAAtgttttgtaaattttttttttctgtaggAATTGAAGGATATTTCACTATAACAAATAATCACAGTCCATTAGTTACTTTATTAAGAAATGGAATAATAACTGTTGAGTTTGAtgagaaagagaaaaaacagttttttatatcagatggaatatttatttataaaaaaagtaatgacAGTAACAA
Proteins encoded:
- the PmUG01_09056500 gene encoding conserved Plasmodium protein, unknown function — protein: MKDNKKKKNNKNRQTKCDKTINICNENDDESTNKAKKENRSNVNNIGKNQNNEKNINQKNYLENCSIRSVGTYEDENDKRNVYYIFEELILNKHVNSSIYYYTWFYYFENMILKLDSFLNLILNYSYYLLNNSSTNIKGSKNNKRTILLTQSSPISKLINSSNNKNKFKLGFNNNSFKSIEQIIIHKKEITANNKIDEKEMNIINYLKKKNIKSMIYINDIFEPQRLSMMFLIYSTDEKQCDVFFSEEQRITEQLTNSTPKKLDYNECGILNRYDIILIRHSLEIIYLYKNKNINTICDNHTCNSTDLISSTKPILKKNNPNNGKSNKVEVDSTFQENGTIEKTKYHSMVTWRPYLNNSYLLKYNIVLDALSVCSGMDGYIDDKNFNFDVLINDEYSYLIQYKTKLSICRLVYAVTSLLKKKMKPIIYIPYWWYHDIQFCKNNIVESTEFHLYIFNELKKDMLLKIGYKKVDPLMLSMDEKDIDIFIDQAIQNDATLCTNNSDIIKYYLNINERAKVSKFISKGTFFVLTNHL
- the PmUG01_09056600 gene encoding mitochondrial ATP synthase delta subunit, putative — its product is MLNKARRIFFSTAKNSNLYLTISSSSESIFRNQVIKRASFPGIEGYFTITNNHSPLVTLLRNGIITVEFDEKEKKQFFISDGIFIYKKSNDSNNGFNAEIVGVEIVPLEYLDKNKTVKVLQQMCAINDATDDKWRQIKTMLGKELCSSILRIAS